The DNA segment AGATATGACTGTTGAAGCTTTCAAATCGAGATTAGAGCAAGGTTACCAATACAGAGCAAACTATCAAGCATTCCAAGCATTAAAAGAAAATGCTAATGTTGTTGATAAAAGATACAAGTTTTACTAGAGATTAGTAAAACCACAAAAAAAGCGAGATGAATTTCATCTCGCTTTTTTTATGCCTAATTCCTTATGCCACATTAAAATTAATAGCATTTGATGCATCGTATACAGGCCCAAAAAAAGAGGCTTAGCCAAAGCTAAACCTCTTCAATGTATTTTCTCGTATGGTTTAAGCCAATACTGCTTTTACCTTATCAGCAATTGCTTTTCCATCAGCTTTTCCGGCCAATTGTTTCGATGCCATTCCCATTACTTTCCCCATATCTTTCATTGAAGAAGCTCCTGTTTTAGCAACGATCTCTTGAATTGCAGTAGTTAGTTCCTCATCACTTAGCTGAGCAGGCAAATACACCTCTAAAAAGCCCATTTCAAGCAATTCTTTATCTGCTAAATCTTCACGTCCACCAGACTTATAAGTATCTGCTGAATCTTTACGTTGTTTTACCAATTTTTGAACAAGCTTAACAGCTGAATCGTCATCTAATTCGCTAGCTCCAGTTTTAGTCATCTCCAGAGTAAAAGCCGTTTTCAATGCTCGAATAGCTTGTAATTTATCTTTTGCTTTTGCCTTCATGGCAGCTTTCATATCCGAATTGATCTGTTCTAATAAGCTCATTGTTCTGTCTATTTAAATTTTCAGTATGTATTCCTTATTCTTCGTCAAGAGTAAATTTAATTACTTTTCCTGATTGATATCCATGTCTACCCAAATTCTTTAACTTTCTTTTGTAAGCAGGTACATTTTCGATTTCATCAATTTCAGATTCTTTCAAATCAGTAAGAATCAGTTTTTCATCCACCACTTCTTCTTCTTCCAACTGCATTTTGGTTTGTTCTACAGTATTTGCCTGACCTCGTTTGGCATGAAAAGTCGTTGTTCTAGATTGCTGGTTCTGTTCTGGAATCAAACCATGATCAAAGCCAGTTGCAATAATTGTAACAGAAACTTTATCGCCCAAGGCAGAATCCTGGCCAGTTCCCCAGATAATATTTCCACTATCGCCAACAGCTTCGTATACATAGTCGGTAATTTCTCCCACTTCATCCATAGTTACTTCTTCCTGACCAGAACTAATATTCAATAAAATATTACGAGCTCCTCGAACATCATTACTATTCAATAATGGTGAGGTAAGAGCCTCACGAATGGCATTAACTGCACGATCTTCTCCTTCGGCACTTGCTGATCCCATAACTGCTACACCACTGTTGGTCATAACTGTTTTAACATCTTCAAAGTCAACATTGATATAACCATGCAGGGTTATAATTTCAGCTATACCTTTAGCTGCAGTGGCTAAAACATCGTCGGCTTTTGAGAAAGCTGTCGAAAGTTTTAAATCGCCATATATTTCAGAAAGTTTAGCATTATCAATGACCAGAAGGGAATCAACACTTTCCTTAAGTTTCTTAATACCCTCTATTGCCTGATTGATGCGTTGCTTACCTTCAAAACGGAAGGGAATGGTAACAATTCCAACCGTAAGAATATTCATATCTTTGGCAGCTTTTGCAATAATAGGAGCCGCTCCTGTACCTGTGCCACCGCCCATACCAGCTGTAATAAATACCATTTTGGTATTATCTTCTAGAACATC comes from the Labilibaculum sp. DW002 genome and includes:
- the ftsZ gene encoding cell division protein FtsZ; this encodes MSEELMDFGLVEDESSIIKVIGVGGGGGNAVNYMYQQGIKDVDFVICNTDAQALAKSSVPKKIQLGESLTEGRGAGNKPEKGEQSAIENLDDVTDVLEDNTKMVFITAGMGGGTGTGAAPIIAKAAKDMNILTVGIVTIPFRFEGKQRINQAIEGIKKLKESVDSLLVIDNAKLSEIYGDLKLSTAFSKADDVLATAAKGIAEIITLHGYINVDFEDVKTVMTNSGVAVMGSASAEGEDRAVNAIREALTSPLLNSNDVRGARNILLNISSGQEEVTMDEVGEITDYVYEAVGDSGNIIWGTGQDSALGDKVSVTIIATGFDHGLIPEQNQQSRTTTFHAKRGQANTVEQTKMQLEEEEVVDEKLILTDLKESEIDEIENVPAYKRKLKNLGRHGYQSGKVIKFTLDEE
- a CDS encoding GatB/YqeY domain-containing protein — encoded protein: MSLLEQINSDMKAAMKAKAKDKLQAIRALKTAFTLEMTKTGASELDDDSAVKLVQKLVKQRKDSADTYKSGGREDLADKELLEMGFLEVYLPAQLSDEELTTAIQEIVAKTGASSMKDMGKVMGMASKQLAGKADGKAIADKVKAVLA